Part of the Bacteriovorax stolpii genome, TGAACTTTAGCGTCTGTGAGGTCCAGGTCGCGCTTTAGTTTTGCCAGTGTTTTGATACTATCTTCTTCGAGTGAGGCGCAAAGAACGTAATTTTTCATAGGATCCTCCTGTATTCTTTTATTCTGGTATAGATAAAAGAGAATGACATTTGTTTTATTGTTCATCTTTTGTTTTCTTTTTCATGTGATCAAGATCATCTTTTGAGAAGCTTTTTGTCAGGTTTGTCTCTGTTGATCAGTTGTAGAATAAAAACAACTAGAAGGAGGAACATATGACTAAAAAAATCCCACAGATTCAGCGCTACATGACAACAACTCCCGTTACAATTGGAAGCCAGGAGTCTTTACAGTCAGCTAAAAGTATTATGAGTGAACTTAACATCAGACATCTTCCAGTTGTGAATGAAGGAAGTATTTTAGGCGTGATTTCGGCCCGCGATATCGACTTTATCCAAGGGATCAGAGGGACAGACCTTGCGACTCAAAAAGTAAAAGATGCCATGACTGTTGAGCCTTATATTGTTTCAGCAGAAACTGAACTGGCCGAAGTGTGTGATGTGATGGCCTCGCAAAAAATAGGAAGTGTCCTGGTTCAAGATAATAAAAAACTTGTCGGGATTTTTACCTGGGTGGATGCGCTTAATGCCATGGCGGAACTAATGCAAACTCGTCTTAAATAATCATTCTTAATGGCACATCATTTGACTGGCGGCCTTTCCCTGTTGATCGGCCGCAGTCGCTTCATTAAATTTCACTACGCGAACACTCACTGTCATAATACCAATCAAAATTAAAGTCACCGCATAGGTCTTGGGAAGTTTACTTTTAAAAGGACTCAGGATTTTTTGGAAAAGCCCAGGTGCCACGACCATTGCCGGAAGGGTTCCAAGCCAAAAGAAGATCATTGAGACAAGAGAAAAAAGTGGGTGGCCAAGGGCCATTGTACCAAGAGCGATTCCGTAGAGCAGACCGCAGGGAAGGAAAATAGAAATGGCCCCAGTGAAAAAGGCCTTTGAGAATCCATTATTTTTAAAAACTAATTTCTTCCAAAGAATACCGTAAAAAGTCCCCATAAATTTCGGCATGGGAAGTTCGGCCTTTTTCCCTCGGAAAGACTGGATTCCCCAGAAAAGAAAAAGCCCTCCCAGGAATACTCCCGGGAGAAGCGATAATAGCGGTGAATTGTTTTCGAACTTTACAAAACTTCCAAGAAAGCCTGCTAAGAGACCAATGGCCATATAACCCAGAAGCCTGCCTGTTTGATAGCGATAGATATCTTTTTCTTTGTCACAACTTGCAGTGACAAGTCCTCCGCACATTCCTACGCAATGAAGGCTTCCGCCAAGACCTGCGAGAAATGAAACCCAAGGAAAAAAATGTTGGATATCAATGGACAGGGCCGACAAGCACAACCTCCTTAGTCGCAATCACGTTTCCTGAACTTTTATCAACAATATCGATATTTATTTTCTTAGTCCCATTTTCCAGTAGAGTCGGAGAGAACTTGAAGAAGACAATGACTTTCTTTTCAAAGCTCACCAGATCAATAGGGGAGATGGGGGTAATAATCTTAATTTTATCCTGCAAGGCCGGATCGTGCACCTTTAAAAGCACTTTATAATCAGCTCCACCCTGGTGGTTAAATTTTACAGTGAAGCGGTTAGTGACGGTCTGGTCAATATAAGTGAACGTCTCGCTGCCTCGAAGAAATAAAATTTGCAGGTCAGTGCTCTTGTTAATGAAAAGAATAAAGATTCCTACAAAAAGAAGAGAGATGGCCGCATAGATCATAGACCTTGGAGTGATGGTTTTTCTTGGCACTCCACTGAGTTCATTTTCAGAGCCATAACGAATCAGACCGGTAGGTCTCTTCATCTTGATCATAATTTCATCGCAGGCATCAATACAGTTTGTACAGGCAATACACTCCAGCTGAGTTCCACGTCTGATATCAATACCAGTCGGGCAAACTTTTACACAGTTGTAGCAGTTGATACAGTCACCTTCGTTTTCACGAAGAACGCCGGGAGTTCCTCTTCTTGGCTCACCACGCTTTTTATCATAGGCAATAACCAGGGAGTTTTCATCCATGATTACTGATTGCATTCTTCCGTAAGGGCAAGCGATGATACAGAATTGTTCTCTGAACCATCCAAAGTCTAAAAGGAAAATTGTTGTAATAATCATTGTCGCAGAAAAGATCCCGAAATGCTCAAGCGGGGAGCCCATTGTCATGTGAAACAACTCGCGCGGGCCAATAAAGTAGCCGATGAATGTATGGGCAATGTGAAGAGAGATAAGAGCAAAGATAATCCATTTCAGAGCTTTTTTAAAAAACTTCTCTGCCGACATCGGTGCTTCATCCAGTGCTCTTCTTTCTCTGGCCGAGCCTTCTATGAAGGATTCAACTTTTAAAAATAAGCTGGAAATGAATACCGTCTGCGGGCATCCCCAGCCGCACCAGACGCGACCGAATAAGCTGGTCATAAAGGCGATAAAAAAGATGGAAGAAATGATGATAAGAAAAAACAAAATGGGGTCAACTCCGAAAAAAGTTGACCCCATAAATGTAAATTCACGGTTAATAATGTCTATCAAGAGCGCAGGCTTCTTGTTGATGTATATCCAGGGCAAGACGAGATAGAGTCCAATTAAAATCCAATAGACAATATCTCTTCTGTCCTTCCAGATTCCTTTAACGTCCTCCGGGTGTAGGTACACCCGGTTTCCGTGTTCATCAACAGTGCCTAAGCGCTCGCTGTCCAGTTCAAAGCGGTTCTTGCTCATTCGACCTTGTTTCCTTGTGGTGCTTTACCACCAGCTTGATGAGTCAGGTGCAGGGTCTGAACGTAAGCGACAACCTGATAGATTTCGTCGCGGCTTAAAACCTCTGACCAGTTAGGCATACCGTTTTCGACAACTCCATTGAATACCACTGGGTATATTGTCTCAGGTGTTCCTTTGGCCCATAACCAATACTCATCAGTTAAGTTCGGACCGATGTCTCCTTTACCTTTTTCAAGGTGGCAGGCCACACAGTTGTTAGTGAAGACTTCTTCACCTTTTTTAATTCCATCCGGAGTGTTGAATTTGGCAAAAACTTCCGGGTTAAAAGCAGATTCCTGCTTCTTAAATTCTGCTTGGGCCGCAGCGATGACAGCGTAGTCCTTTTTAAATTCATCGCGCAGAGTAGGCCCGCCCATTAATTGATAATAGGTAAAGTAACAGATAGCAAATATGATACCACCATAGAAAGTGGCGGACCACCAAGATGGAAGGGGGTGGTTTAATTCCTGAATTCCATCATAGTTGTGGTCTAAGAGAAGATGTTTTTCATTTTCTTCGACGTGAAGTTTTGTTTCTTGTTTCATATTAGTGTCCTCTTCTCATTTCAGTCACCCCGTCTTCCAGAGGGATCATTGAAGCCTGGTCATACATTCCTTTATTGTCTTTTTTATAAGTCCAGTATGTGTAGGCTGAAAAACAAACCACGAAGATAATAAGTCCAGTGATTGGCAGCCATGGCATATCAAAAGTGCTTAGAGCTTCCTGTTTCATTGTTGAACCTCCGATTTACCGTAATCCACACCAATACGTTGTAGGTAAGCAATCAGTGGGATGATTTCTTTATCCAGAACTTTTTCAGGTACACCTGCTTCAACTAAGTTGTCGCGGATTGACTGGGCCTGAGCTTGGGCATTGGCCACAGAAGCATCGATTTCTGCCTGAGAGTATGGAACCCCTAGAGTCTGCATAACTTGCATTTTCTTTGGAAGTGATCCGTAATCAGTTTTCTGGTCAAATAGCCAAGTGTAACGAGGCATGATTGATCCGGCAGTTACTTCGCGAGGGTCCCACATGTGACGGTAGTGCCACATATTTGGGTATTTTCCACCAACGCGCGCAAGATCCGGTCCAGTTCTCTTAGAACCCCATTGGAATGGGTGATCGTAGACGAATTCAGCGGCTTCAGAAGCTTTACCATAACGAAGAACTTCGTGGGCCATCGGACGAACAGTTTGCGAGTGACATAGGTAACAGCCTTCACGGATATAAATATCGCGTCCAAGAAGTTCAAGCGGAGTGTATGGTTTAACTACATCAAGTTTTGTGATGTATTGTTTAGATAAAACCGCAGGAACAATTTCAATCGCTGTACCAACAAGGATGGCAACCAGAGAAAGAACAGCGAAAATCATCGGCCATCCTTCCAGTTTTCTGTGAGGAGCAGCTCCTTGTTCGATAGAAGAGTCATCAAGAGCGTAAGCTTCGTAAACTTCTTCTTTGCCAACTGATCCAGATTTCGCTGTTTTGTATAAGTTATAGATCATGATAACAAATGAAACGAGTACGAATGTTCCACCAATTGCTCTTACCCAATACATTGGAACAATTTTTACAACTGATTCAATAAAGTTTGGATAAACGAGTTTTCCAGAAGCATCGATAGCTCTCCACATTAGTGACTGACTGATACCGGCAATCCACATTGATACGATGTAGAGAATAATACCGATTGTGGCCGTCCAAAATTGGATAGTTGCTAAGCGTTTTGAGTAAATTTCAGCATTCCATAATCTTGGGACAAGAAAGTATAGAACACCAGCAGTTAATAGGTAATTCCATCCAATCGTTCCGGCGTGAACGTGTCCAGGAATCCAGTCAGTGAAGTGGGCAATAGAGTTTACAGATTTAATTGAAAGTAGTGGTCCTTCAAAAGTCGACATACCGTAGAAAGTTAGGGCAAGCGCCATGAATTTTAGAACCGGGTCTGTACGAACTTTGTCCCAAACTCCTCTAAGAGTTAAAAGACCGTTGATCATACCACCCCAGCTTGGTGCCCAAAGTGCAACCGAGAAAACCATCCCCAGTGTTTGTGCCCATTCCGGAAGTGTTGTGTAGAGAAGGTGGTGAGGTCCAGCCCAGATGTAGATGAAAACCAGAGACCAGAAGTGGATAATAGACAGTCGGTAAGAGTAAACCGGACGGTTGGCCGCTTTAGGGACATAGTAATACATTAGACCTAAAAACGGAGTTGTTAAGAAGAAGGCAACCGCATTGTGCCCGTACCACCACTGTACCAGAGCATCCTGAACACCGGCATACAGCGAATAAGATTTACCAATCGAAACTGGAATCTCAAGCGAGTTGATGATGTGAAGAACAGCAACAGTGATAATTGTTGCGATATAAAACCAGATCGCTACATAAATGTGGCGCTCTCTTCTTCTGATGATTGTTCCAAAAAAGTTAACCGCAAAGACAACCCAGATAACTGTGATGGCGATATCAATCGGCCACTCAAGTTCGGCGTATTCTTTACCGGTTGTAATCCCGAATGGAAGAGTTAGTGCAGCTGCAACAATAATGAGCTGCCATCCCCAAAAGTGGATTTTAGAGAGTGTGTCGTTAAAAAGCCTCGCCTTTAACAATCTTTGGTGAGAGTAGTAGATCCCGGCAAAGATGGCGTTACCACAAAACGCAAAAATGGCAGCGTTAGTGTGGAGTGGACGAAGACGTCCGAAAGTGGTCCATTGAAGACCAAGGTTAACATGCCAGTCAGCAAGCTGAAAGGCGATCGTTACACCAAGAAGCAGAGCTACTGCCCCCCAGATAACTGTCGCGATGACAAATAGACGTACTATCTGGTCATCGTAGGAAAAGTACTCGAGCTTCCCAGTTCGAGTGGATACGTGCGCGTTCATAGTTCTCCCTTGTGGGTGTTGTTATTAGACATGTTATTAGACACTTTATTATGTTCATCTAAAAGCATTCTGTGTCCCGGTGTTTCCAGGTCATCGTATTGGCCTTTGATCGTCATCCAAATAAATGAACCGACAAAGAAAGCACCAAGTAAAAGAGCGAGAGGAATTAAAAAGGTGATTATTTCCATAACTTCCTTAAAGTTTTAGTTCCAGTTAAAGTTGAGATCAGTACAGTCAGTGAACTAAGTGGCATAATAATCGCTGCTGCCAGCGGTGAAATATGTCCGGTATAGGCCAGGAAGACTGAGACACTATTATAAGAAATAGAAAGCACCAGGTTTCTGTAGATGACTTTCATCGTTTCTTTTGAGATCACCATAAGTTCAGCAACAGAAGAAAGCCCCGGATAATTCATATAGACATCAGCGGCGCGAAGAGAGATGTCCATTGCTCCAAAAACCGCGATCCCTGTTCCGGCACTGGCCAGAGCTATCGCATCGTTGGCACCATCTCCCACCATGATTGAGTTAGGAGTAGACTTAATGACCTGACTTTTTTTCTCAGGAGAAAGCTCCGCCTGATACTCATCATTAGTCAAACCAAGTTTTAAAGCGATCTCTTTTACGTGCTCTGTTTTATCTCCGGAAAGAATTTGTAGTTTTAATCCTTCATTTCTTAGAGCATTTAAGGAAGCCTGAGCATCCGGTCTTAGGGCATCCTGAATCTTAAATTCCGCCACTAAAATATGGTCTTCATAAATTCCATAATTTTTAATTTCGTAAAAGTGTCCATTGATATGTCCGCTTACTCCCACGCCTGGCATTTCTTTTAAATCAGAAACATCATAGTCGCGAGGAAGAGAAGATTTAACGAACTCTTTTAAACATATTGCCACTGGGTGGAGCGAGGTTCTCTCCAGGTTGTGAATAATATCAAACACCGAAAGTGCTGTTTGGTTGATAATATTCATCTGCATAACCTGAAGTTGGTTTTGAGT contains:
- a CDS encoding cbb3-type cytochrome oxidase subunit 3 translates to MKQEALSTFDMPWLPITGLIIFVVCFSAYTYWTYKKDNKGMYDQASMIPLEDGVTEMRRGH
- the ccoN gene encoding cytochrome-c oxidase, cbb3-type subunit I; the encoded protein is MNAHVSTRTGKLEYFSYDDQIVRLFVIATVIWGAVALLLGVTIAFQLADWHVNLGLQWTTFGRLRPLHTNAAIFAFCGNAIFAGIYYSHQRLLKARLFNDTLSKIHFWGWQLIIVAAALTLPFGITTGKEYAELEWPIDIAITVIWVVFAVNFFGTIIRRRERHIYVAIWFYIATIITVAVLHIINSLEIPVSIGKSYSLYAGVQDALVQWWYGHNAVAFFLTTPFLGLMYYYVPKAANRPVYSYRLSIIHFWSLVFIYIWAGPHHLLYTTLPEWAQTLGMVFSVALWAPSWGGMINGLLTLRGVWDKVRTDPVLKFMALALTFYGMSTFEGPLLSIKSVNSIAHFTDWIPGHVHAGTIGWNYLLTAGVLYFLVPRLWNAEIYSKRLATIQFWTATIGIILYIVSMWIAGISQSLMWRAIDASGKLVYPNFIESVVKIVPMYWVRAIGGTFVLVSFVIMIYNLYKTAKSGSVGKEEVYEAYALDDSSIEQGAAPHRKLEGWPMIFAVLSLVAILVGTAIEIVPAVLSKQYITKLDVVKPYTPLELLGRDIYIREGCYLCHSQTVRPMAHEVLRYGKASEAAEFVYDHPFQWGSKRTGPDLARVGGKYPNMWHYRHMWDPREVTAGSIMPRYTWLFDQKTDYGSLPKKMQVMQTLGVPYSQAEIDASVANAQAQAQSIRDNLVEAGVPEKVLDKEIIPLIAYLQRIGVDYGKSEVQQ
- the ccoG gene encoding cytochrome c oxidase accessory protein CcoG: MSKNRFELDSERLGTVDEHGNRVYLHPEDVKGIWKDRRDIVYWILIGLYLVLPWIYINKKPALLIDIINREFTFMGSTFFGVDPILFFLIIISSIFFIAFMTSLFGRVWCGWGCPQTVFISSLFLKVESFIEGSARERRALDEAPMSAEKFFKKALKWIIFALISLHIAHTFIGYFIGPRELFHMTMGSPLEHFGIFSATMIITTIFLLDFGWFREQFCIIACPYGRMQSVIMDENSLVIAYDKKRGEPRRGTPGVLRENEGDCINCYNCVKVCPTGIDIRRGTQLECIACTNCIDACDEIMIKMKRPTGLIRYGSENELSGVPRKTITPRSMIYAAISLLFVGIFILFINKSTDLQILFLRGSETFTYIDQTVTNRFTVKFNHQGGADYKVLLKVHDPALQDKIKIITPISPIDLVSFEKKVIVFFKFSPTLLENGTKKINIDIVDKSSGNVIATKEVVLVGPVH
- a CDS encoding sulfite exporter TauE/SafE family protein, whose translation is MSALSIDIQHFFPWVSFLAGLGGSLHCVGMCGGLVTASCDKEKDIYRYQTGRLLGYMAIGLLAGFLGSFVKFENNSPLLSLLPGVFLGGLFLFWGIQSFRGKKAELPMPKFMGTFYGILWKKLVFKNNGFSKAFFTGAISIFLPCGLLYGIALGTMALGHPLFSLVSMIFFWLGTLPAMVVAPGLFQKILSPFKSKLPKTYAVTLILIGIMTVSVRVVKFNEATAADQQGKAASQMMCH
- a CDS encoding cbb3-type cytochrome c oxidase N-terminal domain-containing protein; this encodes MKQETKLHVEENEKHLLLDHNYDGIQELNHPLPSWWSATFYGGIIFAICYFTYYQLMGGPTLRDEFKKDYAVIAAAQAEFKKQESAFNPEVFAKFNTPDGIKKGEEVFTNNCVACHLEKGKGDIGPNLTDEYWLWAKGTPETIYPVVFNGVVENGMPNWSEVLSRDEIYQVVAYVQTLHLTHQAGGKAPQGNKVE
- the ccoS gene encoding cbb3-type cytochrome oxidase assembly protein CcoS; the encoded protein is MEIITFLIPLALLLGAFFVGSFIWMTIKGQYDDLETPGHRMLLDEHNKVSNNMSNNNTHKGEL
- a CDS encoding CBS domain-containing protein, with the protein product MTKKIPQIQRYMTTTPVTIGSQESLQSAKSIMSELNIRHLPVVNEGSILGVISARDIDFIQGIRGTDLATQKVKDAMTVEPYIVSAETELAEVCDVMASQKIGSVLVQDNKKLVGIFTWVDALNAMAELMQTRLK